A single region of the Cucumis melo cultivar AY chromosome 3, USDA_Cmelo_AY_1.0, whole genome shotgun sequence genome encodes:
- the LOC103496635 gene encoding uncharacterized protein LOC103496635 — MATGLTTKIRLVKCPRCRRLLPELPDIPVYKCGGCDAILVAKSQRDSSHNPELGSQNRDSAQRREVDPPSEGNQASISNPEAVIPPHGESNLVLRNGRGTNESREWSSENLVHSALSVQQRNARSDDETNHENGELSDGDLLKAEEASISSSSHEAIIPSSGECVIDPDAEEDQDEFGGSSSEQLVRRKLGERQTYARTNNDSHAVNDGPLGFPSRDRSGEEATYHDNGKLPCRDAPEQEEYCISSPEGTIPSSEECFTDLNDVKGQKECGDISQEQLAHIKSGECLKNSGSYNESPACHGERPSCSNQSYSRIEFASHGKANLSGRDPTKVMETSTSSHEVMTIPFSGGSVLDPNDEKDQKEEGNHNEQLVQIPFTDSLACHGKQSGSSDQVSSANEVANHENDKPSSVDHSEDEIVDQILLSGEESPKADSKEIHSDLESSSISNAHVVTSISPKILAPLAQRGEAPLKITSHDSDHQTPVENIACMEVNQCSELSGGLPGVARFLTTKRSFACDGSVSSYDGMDDQFSDHDKRSLQNNHHASTFLTTVERRRREESLMNNNAVARDSEVPIEGRNYKEISSHEKHYGIEYHERNQNDVLQHRRQDIPMQSRSRLRREKYQSKLSLLGTNHLGGYESGSASSSVFDEPHDSRMHLSENFVDHDEDKARLLRMVYELQDQLEKSCNLNGNASERLSMGSVQRDGWVPMHYNHKIPQEESWHDSEYPSYYRRNGPQINYSGQHPLSRMTSAVKAVSGPQVNYPGQHSFGMEHFPENFPHSRQLLPSEHWHNQGARMPHIDNDYYSQYNSCASSPQHFLTQLSARGIHMQSDHLNHRNHGRNHLREKNHFTKHHLRPMAGGTPFVTCYYCLKLLQIPAEFLLVKRRKRLKCGHCSKVLEFSLQSRTHIVPCVQSVSEPPPYEAHEHDDYDLAMGKSGSREIGDSIVLPHSSHQDMEKEHSSQNKFAHIKKCYQSGDPSSPAYKADKLSSEVGKFSTKSNSPLHQLMGYSSPSQVFKGLDAPRRSIQRKY, encoded by the exons ATGGCCACTGGATTGACTACTAAAATTCGATTGGTAAAGTGTCCTAGATGTCGTCGGCTCCTTCCGGAGTTGCCTGATATTCCTGTTTACAAATGTGGTGGATGTGATGCAATTCTTGTAG CAAAAAGTCAAAGAGACAGTTCTCACAATCCTGAATTGGGTTCACAAAACAGAGATTCTGCCCAGAGACGCGAAGTCGATCCCCCTTCTGAAGGTAACCAGGCCAGCATTTCAAACCCCGAAGCAGTTATTCCACCTCATGGTGAGTCTAATTTGGTCTTAAGAAATGGGAGAGGTACGAATGAATCTAGAGAATGGAGCAGCGAGAATCTTGTTCATTCAGCTTTGAGTGTGCAGCAAAGGAATGCTAGAAGTGATGATGAAACTAATCATGAGAATGGCGAACTCTCTGATGGAGATCTCTTAAAAGCAGAGGAAGCTAGCATTTCTTCATCAAGTCATGAAGCTATTATTCCATCCTCTGGTGAGTGTGTCATAGATCCAGATGCTGAGGAGGACCAAGATGAATTTGGAGGTAGTAGCAGCGAGCAACTTGTTCGTCGGAAGTTGGGTGAACGCCAAACCTATGCTAGAACTAACAATGATTCTCATGCTGTTAATGATGGGCCGTTAGGATTTCCAAGTCGAGATCGTTCTGGAGAAGAAGCCACCTATCACGACAATGGCAAGCTGCCATGCAGAGATGCTCCCGAACAAGAGGAATATTGTATCTCAAGTCCGGAAGGAACTATCCCATCCTCTGAAGAGTGTTTTACAGATCTAAATGATGTGAAGGGTCAGAAGGAATGTGGAGACATTAGTCAGGAGCAGCTTGCTCATATAAAGTCAGGTGAATGCCTAAAAAATTCTGGAAGCTATAATGAATCCCCAGCTTGCCACGGCGAGCGACCGAGCTGCTCAAATCAATCCTATTCTAGAATTGAATTTGCTTCTCATGGGAAGGCCAACCTCTCAGGACGAGATCCTACAAAAGTAATGGAAACTAGCACTTCAAGTCATGAAGTAATGACGATCCCATTCTCTGGGGGGTCTGTTTTGGATCCAAATGATGAGAAAGATCAAAAGGAAGAAGGCAACCATAACGAGCAACTTGTTCAGATACCTTTTACTGACTCTCTTGCTTGCCATGGCAAGCAATCTGGATCTTCAGATCAAGTGTCTTCTGCGAATGAGGTTGCTAATCATGAGAATGACAAGCCCTCAAGTGTAGACCATTCAGAAGACGAGATAGTTGATCAAATCTTACTGTCTGGAGAAGAAAGTCCAAAAGCTGATAGTAAGGAAATTCATTCTGATTTAGAAAGTTCAAGTATTTCAAACGCACATGTGGTAACAAGCATTTCACCTAAGATTCTTGCTCCTCTTGCTCAACGAGGAGAGGCGCCTCTAAAAATTACTAGCCATGATTCTGATCACCAAACTCCTGTAGAAAATATTGCATGTATGGAAGTGAATCAGTGTTCTGAACTTAGTGGTGGCCTTCCTGGTGTGGCCAGATTTTTAACAACCAAACGTTCATTTGCATGTGATGGAAGTGTATCTTCATATGATGGAATGGATGATCAGTTCTCGGACCATGATAAACGTTCGTTACAGAACAATCATCATGCTTCCACCTTTCTTACCACTGTAGAACGTAGAAGAAGGGAAGAGTCCTTGATGAATAACAATGCAGTGGCGAGGGATTCTGAAGTTCCAATTGAAGGAAGGAATTATAAGGAAATTTCATCTCATGAGAAGCATTATGGCATAGAATACCATGAAAGGAATCAAAATGATGTACTGCAACACAGAAGACAGGATATTCCAATGCAAAGTAGAAGCAGGTTAAGGAGAGAGAAATACCAAAGTAAGTTGTCGTTACTTGGAACCAACCACCTAGGTGGCTACGAAAGTGGAAGTGCTTCTAGTTCTGTGTTTGATGAACCCCATGATTCAAGAATGCATTTATCAGAAAATTTTGTGGACCATGATGAGGACAAGGCTAGATTGTTGAGAATGGTTTATGAACTGCAGGATCAGCTAGAGAAAAGCTGCAATCTAAACGGAAATGCAAGCGAAAGGTTATCCATGGGATCTGTACAGAGGGATGGATGGGTGCCAATGCACTATAATCATAAGATTCCTCAGGAAGAAAGCTGGCATGACTCAGAATATCCTTCTTACTATCGGAGAAACGGGCCTCAAATAAATTATTCCGGACAACATCCATTGTCACGGATGACTTCTGCTGTGAAGGCTGTTAGTGGTCCTCAAGTTAATTATCCTGGACAACATTCGTTTGGCATGGAACACTTCCCTGAAAACTTCCCTCACTCAAGGCAGTTGCTTCCATCTGAACACTGGCACAATCAAGGGGCCCGTATGCCGCATATCGATAATGACTATTACAGTCAATACAACTCATGTGCATCTAGTCCCCAACATTTTCTAACGCAGTTGTCTGCAAGGGGCATTCATATGCAGTCTGATCATTTGAACCATCGAAATCACGGTAGGAATCATTTGAGAGAGAAAAATCATTTCACCAAGCATCATCTAAGACCAATGGCTGGAGGTACCCCTTTCGTAACTTGTTACTACTGCTTGAAGCTACTACAGATTCCTGCTGAATTTCTCTTGGTGAAAAGGCGCAAGCGGCTCAAGTGTGGTCATTGCTCAAAGGTTCTTGAGTTTTCTCTTCAGAGCAGAACTCATATTGTTCCATGTGTACAGAGTGTTTCAGAACCTCCACCATACGAGGCCCATGAACATGATGATTATGATCTCGCTATGGGCAAAAGTGGCTCCAGAGAAATAGGTGATTCCATAGTCTTACCGCACTCGTCCCACCAAGACATGGAGAAAGAACATAGTTCCCAAAACAAATTCGCGCATATAAAGAAATGTTACCAATCCGGTGATCCATCCTCCCCAGCCTACAAGGCTGATAAGTTGTCCTCCGAAGTTGGAAAATTCTCAACCAAGTCAAATTCCCCGCTTCATCAACTCATGGGCTATTCATCTCCAAGCCAAGTCTTTAAAGGATTGGATGCACCAAGAAGAAGCATACAGAGGAAATACTAA